A segment of the Gemmatimonadota bacterium genome:
CGGTCTCCGCGAGGGCCGTCCGCACCTCCTCCGCTCCGTACCAGATGCCGCGCTCCTCGCGGCTGCCGAAGCGCGAGCCCCAGGGTAGCGGTGGATAGCGGAAAGGCGTGGAGAGCAGGTAGTGACGGCGCCCGGACGCCGGATCCGGGGGTTTGGCGTCGTCCAGAAGGGTCTCCAGGACCTCCTGCTCCGCGTCTGAGTCCACAAGCTGACGAGTGGAGACCAGATGCTGGGCTTCCACCACCCGCCAGGGGGTGCGCTCGAGGGTCGCGAGCCTAGTTTCGCCCGCGCATCGCGTCCAGATAGCGGACGACATCGACCAACCCCTCCACGCTGCGGATCCGTTCAGCGGGGACACCCCCCACGTGCTGATTGGGTGCTTCCAGCCAGGCCTGGGCCGCCCGCTGGTCGCCGCCGACCAACGCGTCCAGGCTGCGGAAGAGCCGGATGAAGAGCAGCGCCAGCTCACCGGATTTGCTGCTCGGATCCAGGGGGCGTCCGTAGCGCAGGCGTGACACGGACGCCTCCGAGGTTCCCAGGATCTCGGCGAGGACCCTGGCCCGGACGCCAAGCCTCCCTGCCGCGTTCAACACGGCCTTGGCGAGGACTGCGGCCGGCTCCGGCCGCTCGCGCGGGATCGGCAACGTCTCCATCACCTGAAAATATCTAAGAACTCTGTTTCCCACGCAAGAACCGCCGGAGGGGTGCCACCCAGGGCCTCAGGGCAGCCTTTCCCACCTGCACGCCACTGTGCAGCACCTGGCGGAGCACCTCCACGAGCCAGGGGCGGAGCGGCCCCCAGTCATCGCGCTTCACTTCGTCCAGATGGACCCCAGGGCGGAAATCGGCCACGAAATCGACGAGCACGCGGCCGGCGGACGGGAGACGGGTCGCCACGGATTCCCGGGGCGTCCGGCTCAGACGCTCCACCGCGTAACGCTCCAGCATCTGCAGGTCCCCGATCAACCATCGCTCGGTGACGCCGACCCGGTAGGCAGCAGCGGTGGGCAGGGGTCGTCCCAGGAAGAGCGCCGCGACGAAGTGGGGAAAGTTCAGACCGGAGTCCAAGGTGACCGTGCCGCCCGCCGAGAAGCGCCCGTTCAGCTCCATGAAGACATAGCGGCCATCGGGTCGGCGCTTCCATTCGGTCATGCCCACGCCGTGCCATCCGAGGTGTTCCAGGAGCCGGTCGCTGAGGTGCGCCTGCTCCTCGGGGAGTGGGATGCTGCGCCGGATGGTGGCCACGCCTCCCGTGAGCGGGTTTTCGCGGACCCGATCGTAGGCAAGCATGGCCCGTCGTCGACCATGGTCGTACACACCCTCGATGCCAACCCCCAGGCCGAGCACGTATTCCTGCACGATCAACGCGGGGGCGAGCCCCGGCCACCCACTCAGGATCTGCTCCAGCTGACCTCGGTTCTCGGCGAAGGTCACCTTGAGATCCAGCGTCTGGCCCGTCTGCGCGCGCACGAGGACACCTGGGCCGAACGGCTTGATGGCGACAGGGAACTCGAAGTCGCGGGTCCGCTCGAACAAGTCGGCGAGGCTCTGTCCCTGGGCCTGTCTCGGAATGGGGAGCCCCAGGCGCTCCGCCAGGGGGAGCATCTCGCGCTTGTCCAGGCTCCTGCGCACTGCCGCCGAGGGGGCCGCAGCCAGCGGCGCGACCGCATCGACCTCCTCTCGCCGGCCCTCCAACGCCACCAGCGCCGACTCGGTCGCCGGTACGATC
Coding sequences within it:
- a CDS encoding MbcA/ParS/Xre antitoxin family protein, which produces METLPIPRERPEPAAVLAKAVLNAAGRLGVRARVLAEILGTSEASVSRLRYGRPLDPSSKSGELALLFIRLFRSLDALVGGDQRAAQAWLEAPNQHVGGVPAERIRSVEGLVDVVRYLDAMRGRN
- a CDS encoding ATP-grasp domain-containing protein translates to MSAASPSAGSWPPVLVAGAESRPGLLVVRGLGRAGIPVIAAGSGGRPLGFASRYATVCRTVAPSVADADRFVGDVLDVARSEGAALIVPATESALVALEGRREEVDAVAPLAAAPSAAVRRSLDKREMLPLAERLGLPIPRQAQGQSLADLFERTRDFEFPVAIKPFGPGVLVRAQTGQTLDLKVTFAENRGQLEQILSGWPGLAPALIVQEYVLGLGVGIEGVYDHGRRRAMLAYDRVRENPLTGGVATIRRSIPLPEEQAHLSDRLLEHLGWHGVGMTEWKRRPDGRYVFMELNGRFSAGGTVTLDSGLNFPHFVAALFLGRPLPTAAAYRVGVTERWLIGDLQMLERYAVERLSRTPRESVATRLPSAGRVLVDFVADFRPGVHLDEVKRDDWGPLRPWLVEVLRQVLHSGVQVGKAALRPWVAPLRRFLRGKQSS